A single Nicotiana tabacum cultivar K326 chromosome 5, ASM71507v2, whole genome shotgun sequence DNA region contains:
- the LOC107825021 gene encoding ACT domain-containing protein ACR4 isoform X2: MDVFHVTDEYGNKLSEDNVAERIQQSLGPRGCSFRSLERSVGVQSAAEQTTIELTGRDRPGLLSEIFAVLTDHRCNVVAAEVWTHNSRMASVVYITHEENGLAIDDTDRLAKIRQLLLYVLKGDRDRRSANTAVSVDSTHKERRLHQMMYADRDYDKDDTDCISSDRTKPLVTVENCADKGYTVVNLRGADRPKLIFDTVCTLTDMQYVVYHGTIIAEGRGAYQEYYIRHMDGCPISSEAERQRVIQCLEAAIKRRTSNGIRLELCGDDRIGFLSDVTRIFRENGLSVSRAEVTTRGSQAVNVFYVTDALGSQVKSETIQAVRKEIGQTVLRVKDDVYSDSPPQQTARFSLGHIFRSSSEKFLFNLGLIKSCS, encoded by the exons ATGGATG TATTTCATGTTACTGATGAGTATGGAAATAAGCTCTCTGAAGATAACGTTGCCGAACGCATTCAGCAG TCACTGGGACCGAGGGGTTGCAGCTTCCGGTCTTTGGAAAGATCCGTGGGAGTTCAATCTGCAGCAGAGCAGACAACCATAGAACTGACTGGTCGAGACCGCCCAGGATTACTCTCTGAGATCTTTGCTGTGCTCACTGACCACAGATGTAATGTAGTAGCAGCAGAAGTCTGGACTCATAATTCAAGAATGGCATCAGTTGTGTACATAACTCATGAAGAAAATGGATTGGCAATAGATGATACTGATCGGCTAGCTAAAATCAGGCAATTGTTGTTGTACGTTTTAAAAGGAGACAGAGACAGGCGAAGTGCTAACACTGCAGTTTCAGTTGATTCCACTCATAAAGAGAGGAGACTACATCAAATGATGTACGCTGATCGTGATTATGATAAGGATGATACAGATTGCATATCAAGTGACCGAACCAAGCCCCTAGTGACTGTAGAAAATTGTGCAGACAAAGGCTATACCGTTGTGAATTTAAGAGGTGCAGACCGCCCTAAGCTCATCTTTGATACAGTGTGCACGCTAACAGATATGCagtatgtggtatatcatggTACCATCATTGCCGAAGGACGGGGGGCTTATCAG GAATATTACATTAGGCATATGGATGGCTGCCCAATTAGTTCTGAAGCAGAGAGACAACGCGTGATACAATGCTTGGAGGCGGCTATCAAGAGGCGAACTTCTAAT GGAATAAGACTGGAACTATGTGGTGATGACAGAATTGGGTTTCTATCAGACGTAACTCGTATATTTAGGGAGAATGGTCTTTCTGTTTCGAGGGCTGAGGTTACGACAAGGGGGTCACAAGCTGTTAATGTTTTCTATGTTACTGATGCATTAGGAAGTCAAGTTAAAAGTGAAACCATTCAAGCAGTCCGTAAAGAAATAGGTCAGACTGTTCTTCGTGTCAAGGACGACGTCTACTCTGATTCACCACCGCAGCAAACTGCTAGATTCTCTTTGGGACATATATTCAGATCAAGCTCAGAGAAATTTCTCTTCAACTTAGGACTAATAAAGTCATGTTCTTGA
- the LOC107825021 gene encoding ACT domain-containing protein ACR4 isoform X1 codes for MDYWSSSLTVDDEFEKLVLRMNPPRVTVDNTSDKKTTLIKVDSANKRGSLLEVVQVLTDLNLIIRRAYISSDGEWFMDVFHVTDEYGNKLSEDNVAERIQQSLGPRGCSFRSLERSVGVQSAAEQTTIELTGRDRPGLLSEIFAVLTDHRCNVVAAEVWTHNSRMASVVYITHEENGLAIDDTDRLAKIRQLLLYVLKGDRDRRSANTAVSVDSTHKERRLHQMMYADRDYDKDDTDCISSDRTKPLVTVENCADKGYTVVNLRGADRPKLIFDTVCTLTDMQYVVYHGTIIAEGRGAYQEYYIRHMDGCPISSEAERQRVIQCLEAAIKRRTSNGIRLELCGDDRIGFLSDVTRIFRENGLSVSRAEVTTRGSQAVNVFYVTDALGSQVKSETIQAVRKEIGQTVLRVKDDVYSDSPPQQTARFSLGHIFRSSSEKFLFNLGLIKSCS; via the exons ATGGATTACTGGTCTTCTTCTCTCACTGTCGATGATGAATTCGAGAAGCTTGTACTTAGAATGAACCCACCAAG GGTTACTGTTGATAATACATCTGATAAGAAAACAACTCTGATCAAG GTTGATAGTGCAAATAAGAGAGGAAGCTTATTGGAAGTGGTTCAGGTTCTTACTGACTTGAACCTCATAATAAGGAGAGCTTATATATCTTCTGATGGGGAATGGTTTATGGATG TATTTCATGTTACTGATGAGTATGGAAATAAGCTCTCTGAAGATAACGTTGCCGAACGCATTCAGCAG TCACTGGGACCGAGGGGTTGCAGCTTCCGGTCTTTGGAAAGATCCGTGGGAGTTCAATCTGCAGCAGAGCAGACAACCATAGAACTGACTGGTCGAGACCGCCCAGGATTACTCTCTGAGATCTTTGCTGTGCTCACTGACCACAGATGTAATGTAGTAGCAGCAGAAGTCTGGACTCATAATTCAAGAATGGCATCAGTTGTGTACATAACTCATGAAGAAAATGGATTGGCAATAGATGATACTGATCGGCTAGCTAAAATCAGGCAATTGTTGTTGTACGTTTTAAAAGGAGACAGAGACAGGCGAAGTGCTAACACTGCAGTTTCAGTTGATTCCACTCATAAAGAGAGGAGACTACATCAAATGATGTACGCTGATCGTGATTATGATAAGGATGATACAGATTGCATATCAAGTGACCGAACCAAGCCCCTAGTGACTGTAGAAAATTGTGCAGACAAAGGCTATACCGTTGTGAATTTAAGAGGTGCAGACCGCCCTAAGCTCATCTTTGATACAGTGTGCACGCTAACAGATATGCagtatgtggtatatcatggTACCATCATTGCCGAAGGACGGGGGGCTTATCAG GAATATTACATTAGGCATATGGATGGCTGCCCAATTAGTTCTGAAGCAGAGAGACAACGCGTGATACAATGCTTGGAGGCGGCTATCAAGAGGCGAACTTCTAAT GGAATAAGACTGGAACTATGTGGTGATGACAGAATTGGGTTTCTATCAGACGTAACTCGTATATTTAGGGAGAATGGTCTTTCTGTTTCGAGGGCTGAGGTTACGACAAGGGGGTCACAAGCTGTTAATGTTTTCTATGTTACTGATGCATTAGGAAGTCAAGTTAAAAGTGAAACCATTCAAGCAGTCCGTAAAGAAATAGGTCAGACTGTTCTTCGTGTCAAGGACGACGTCTACTCTGATTCACCACCGCAGCAAACTGCTAGATTCTCTTTGGGACATATATTCAGATCAAGCTCAGAGAAATTTCTCTTCAACTTAGGACTAATAAAGTCATGTTCTTGA